In Helianthus annuus cultivar XRQ/B chromosome 3, HanXRQr2.0-SUNRISE, whole genome shotgun sequence, a single window of DNA contains:
- the LOC110931645 gene encoding receptor-like protein kinase ANXUR1: MSSSLHEFAHLHIPLEDISLATRNFADENTLGVGLHGAGKLYKGQLKWSGQLIDIVARKLEGIYMEAEIELWTEISMLTSLNHKNLGSIVGFCNEHGEKIIIYKHALHGSLHQYLSDPELTWPQRLNICLGVGRALSYIHCDVIHCDISSYKILIDEDWEAKVFGFELSTKYPGSFVHRLLVSRYVDTSPYKDPMYRNTLSLTPKYDVYSFGVLLYDVLCGGKPMSRYDCITENLDEIIDPNLRKQMDTQSLTIFLKVAYNCLNKACVQRPSMDQSVKELENALEFQCNPENLVRLLVCWFVFFHPSVIY, from the coding sequence ATGTCTTCTTCACTTCATGAGTTTGCTCATTTACATATCCCCCTTGAAGATATATCGTTAGCCACCAGGAACTTTGCTGATGAAAACACCCTTGGAGTCGGACTACATGGAGCTGGAAAGCTTTACAAAGGACAACTTAAGTGGTCCGGTCAATTGATTGACATTGTTGCACGAAAGTTAGAAGGTATATACATGGAAGCAGAGATTGAGTTATGGACAGAAATTTCAATGCTTACTAGTCTGAATCATAAAAATCTGGGGTCTATTGTTGGTTTTTGCAATGAGCATGGTGAGAAGATCATCATTTACAAGCATGCACTTCATGGATCTCTCCACCAATATCTAAGTGATCCAGAACTCACATGGCCTCAAAGGCTGAATATATGTTTAGGTGTTGGGCGTGCTTTGAGTTACATCCATTGTGATGTCATACATTGTGACATCAGTAGCTATAAAATTTTAATAGATGAAGATTGGGAAGCCAAGGTATTTGGTTTTGAGCTTTCCACAAAATACCCTGGAAGTTTTGTGCATCGTCTTCTTGTTTCTCGTTATGTTGATACGTCTCCCTACAAAGACCCCATGTACAGAAACACCCTAAGTTTGACACCCAAATATGATGTTTACTCTTTCGGGGTGTTATTGTATGATGTCCTTTGTGGGGGAAAACCAATGAGTAGATACGATTGTATAACGGAAAATTTGGATGAGATCATCGATCCTAATCTAAGAAAACAAATGGACACTCAATCCTTGACCATCTTCTTAAAAGTAGCTTATAACTGCTTGAATAAAGCTTGTGTGCAACGTCCAAGTATGGATCAGAGTGTCAAAGAACTTGAGAACGCGTTGGAATTTCAATGCAATCCTGAAAATCTTGTAAGACTGTTGGTTTGCTGGTTTGTTTTCTTTCATCC